GTGCCATTACTTTAGGCGGAAAATCCCTGGAATCTCTGGCCCCAGACCTTAAACGTTCCTCAGGCTCTGGCTACCTCAAAACCAGCTGGGCCAAGCAGGAAATCACGCCCAAATTAGGCAACGTGGCCATCACCAACCAAGGAACCACGCCTAGCTGGGGCGCTTTGTACTGGCAGTACCTGGAGCAATCTGACAAAGTCACTTCCGCTGAAGGCCAACTGAAACTCACGCGCCAATATTTTGTACAGGAAACCACCAACGGCCGCGACATTCTCAAACCCATCAACAAGGAAAACCCACCCAAGGTAGGCGACCTGATCAAAGTTGTGGTGTACCTGCAGGCCGACCGGGAGTTTGAATACATTCACCTGAAAGACCTTCGTCCCGCCGGCACAGAACCCGTAGACGCCCTCTCAGGCCGAAGGTTCCAGGACGGTTTGTCTTATTACCAGTCTACCAGAGATGCGTCCACCAACTTTTTCATCAGCCGCTTGGGCACCGGTAACTATGTGTTTGAATACAAGTTGCGCGTGGCCCACGCCGGTGACTTCGCCACGGGCATCACCACCATCCAGAGCATGTACGCGCCCGAATTCAACGCCCACACGTCGGGCGGGAGAATCATCTTCAAGAAGCAATAACAGTTAATCTTGGCTTGATAGGTTGGTTTATGGAAATGAGCCCCAAAACAGGAATTTCACTTTCAGGAAATAAACATTCCCGTAAAAATGTACGGACAGGGCTTGACCTGTCCTGAACGGTGGCCGAAGCAATCTGTCGGCCATGATGCAAAAAAGCCCCCCCCACCGGGAAAGCGTGACTTTGAAATGCATAAGACAGGTAAAGCCCTGTCCGTACGGATTAGGAATGCCTGACTTTTAAAGAACAAATTCCCGTTTTCGGGCTCATTTCTGAAAACGAAGCCTAAAACGGCAACCCACACTTTCACATCTTAAAACGAAAACGAGAACGTGGCTTTGAGGGCGAAGTTATCAAGTTGCCTAGCTACCGCATATTCACCATATCTATAGAACACGCCCGCGCCCAGGCCCAGGTAATACACGTTCAGGTACGGGAACCGCACCAGGTTATCCACGCTGAGGCCCGACTCAAAAAAGCCTTTTTCCATGGTTTTGAACGAAATACCTTCATGTTGTCCCATGTTTTTCAACTGCCCGAAACCCACATTCTGCGTGAACACCAGCTCCGGCTGAAAGTATTTGTTCTGTCCTTTGTACAGCAGTTTCCCGAAGTTATGGGTCAGGAAAAAGTAGGCGTAGCGGTTAGCGGCAAATTCATACAAGGCCATGGTCTGGAACCGGTTAGGAATAAACAAATCGCCCAGGAAAGAGCCGGTGCGGCTGCCGTGGCCGTTGTTCAGATATGGGTAGGGCAGGGTGCCCGTGATCATACCGGCCGCCAATTGCACCTCGGTGCTGCCCATGTTCCGGAGGTAAAATGCGTGGTCCACTTTAAGCGCCAGCCGGTGGTAGGCAAATTCGCCGCGGTCAGCAAAACCGTCAAGCCCGCGGCCGTAGTAAAACGTAAACACCGGAAAACTGGGTTTAAGCACCACCGCGCCTCGGCCAATCTGGGTGTACCGTTCCTGCACCGCCAGCCTTAACCCAATGCCCGCTTCTACCGTCTGGAAATCTGGGTTCGGTTGGCCGTCATCTCCCGCCGGATTGGCAAACCGGTAGGCGTACCCGGGGTTTCGGGCTTCCTGGGTGAGTGAGGTGCGCACCTGCAAATACTTGAACACTCTGAATTTTAGTGTTGCCTGTAATTGCTCCACGCGGTCCATTCTTGAGATAATAAAATCGCCCAGACTTTCCTGGCTCAAGGGCAATTGGTGTTCCTGAAAAAAAGCCACAGAACCGGGCTCTGATACGTCTTGCTGGTAGCGCAGTTCCAGCACCGCCTCAGCCTGACGGTGCAGGTTTAACCCCAGATTTCCGCCGTACTTTAGGGCATGGTCACCGGTACCATAGGCCACGTATCCGCCCAGTTGCAGGATTTTTGAGAAGTCCTCGTTCGTTTGCAGGCCCAGGCCCAGGCGGTATTGCTCGTAAGTATTAAAGGAAAACAAGCGGCTGGGAATAAGGTCTACCTTGCCCAGTTTGTAACGGTTGAGCACCAGCCCCTCTATCACGTGCATGTAGGTATTGAGCAGATTGAGGGTGCCAGTCCCCAGAGAATCATAGAGCCGGTATGTGTTCTGCTCCAGCACATTCAGTGAATCTGCTCGGTACTGTTGCCAGACCGCTTCGGGCTGACGGTTGGCCAGCGGCGCCATCTGGGTTTTGACGTGGTTGAAATCTTTTTTCTGCAGCGCGGGCGACAATTGCACATTGCTCAGGTAACTTTTGGTGGTGAGCACCAGGTTGCCGCCACCTAGTTTGTACTGCGTGAAGCCCGCCACCAAATGCAACTGGTCTGGAAACCAACGGCCTTGCACGCGCCGGTATTTCTGCTGAATCCTGAATTTCACCAGCAAGTCTTGGGCGGCGGGCTCTGCGGTCACGTTC
This region of Rufibacter sp. LB8 genomic DNA includes:
- a CDS encoding DUF5686 and carboxypeptidase-like regulatory domain-containing protein yields the protein MQSRVLVAFLFVLMPMLAQAQGLFLKGQVIHSQTKAPLAFASIAVKGSQVGTTSDINGNFSLRLAGTSCALEVSSVGFEKAEVACGSFTPGEVRVILLQEKATGLQEVVVRPGQNPAHRIIRQAVQHKARHDPEQLPAFQYNSYNKTVATLKGFNPDALDLDSSSSSEGSLFKKSHLFVSESYTLRSFLAPNHTKEIVLANKMTGYKDPILAMVGTDFQPFSFYQDQVTFFDQHFLNPLSAGSLKKYDFYLEETLVRGQDTTFLISYAPLPGKNIAGLQGVLAISSDGFAIENVTAEPAAQDLLVKFRIQQKYRRVQGRWFPDQLHLVAGFTQYKLGGGNLVLTTKSYLSNVQLSPALQKKDFNHVKTQMAPLANRQPEAVWQQYRADSLNVLEQNTYRLYDSLGTGTLNLLNTYMHVIEGLVLNRYKLGKVDLIPSRLFSFNTYEQYRLGLGLQTNEDFSKILQLGGYVAYGTGDHALKYGGNLGLNLHRQAEAVLELRYQQDVSEPGSVAFFQEHQLPLSQESLGDFIISRMDRVEQLQATLKFRVFKYLQVRTSLTQEARNPGYAYRFANPAGDDGQPNPDFQTVEAGIGLRLAVQERYTQIGRGAVVLKPSFPVFTFYYGRGLDGFADRGEFAYHRLALKVDHAFYLRNMGSTEVQLAAGMITGTLPYPYLNNGHGSRTGSFLGDLFIPNRFQTMALYEFAANRYAYFFLTHNFGKLLYKGQNKYFQPELVFTQNVGFGQLKNMGQHEGISFKTMEKGFFESGLSVDNLVRFPYLNVYYLGLGAGVFYRYGEYAVARQLDNFALKATFSFSF